The Corynebacterium simulans genome contains a region encoding:
- a CDS encoding DUF4177 domain-containing protein gives MTKWEYATAPVLTHATKQILDSWGEDGWELVTITPGMNPENVVAYFKREVEQ, from the coding sequence ATGACTAAATGGGAATACGCTACCGCGCCTGTACTGACTCACGCGACCAAGCAGATCCTCGATTCCTGGGGTGAAGATGGATGGGAGCTGGTTACCATCACTCCCGGCATGAATCCGGAAAATGTCGTGGCTTACTTCAAGCGTGAGGTGGAGCAGTAA